The Bacillus sp. Y1 genome has a window encoding:
- a CDS encoding TerC family protein, whose amino-acid sequence MDTALILEYLWVLIVLIGLEGILAADNALVIAIMVKHLPEERRKKALFYGLAGAFIFRFGSLFIISFLVDVWQVQAIGALYLLLISITHIIKKFVLRKGENKKTGVEKQGSGFWMTVLKVELADLAFAVDAILAAVAFAVALPETGLPRIGGLDGGQFLVILAGGIIGLVIMRFAANFFVGILHKKPGLETAAFLIVGWVGVKLAVYTLSHPDLAYLPKGFAKSFEWKLTFWAVLLLIAILGWFLSKEKKVEEETS is encoded by the coding sequence ATGGATACAGCCCTTATACTAGAATATCTATGGGTATTAATCGTATTAATTGGTTTAGAGGGTATTTTGGCTGCAGATAACGCATTGGTTATTGCAATAATGGTTAAACATTTGCCGGAAGAAAGGAGAAAAAAAGCACTCTTCTATGGACTGGCAGGTGCATTTATTTTTAGGTTCGGTTCACTTTTTATTATTTCTTTTTTAGTTGATGTGTGGCAGGTACAGGCAATCGGTGCCTTGTACTTATTGCTTATCTCTATTACCCACATTATTAAGAAATTTGTATTAAGAAAAGGAGAGAATAAGAAGACAGGTGTTGAAAAACAAGGATCCGGCTTTTGGATGACAGTATTAAAAGTAGAATTAGCGGATTTAGCATTCGCTGTGGATGCTATACTCGCTGCAGTTGCATTTGCTGTTGCATTGCCCGAGACTGGATTGCCCCGAATTGGTGGTTTAGATGGAGGACAATTTTTGGTCATTCTTGCAGGCGGAATAATTGGACTTGTTATTATGCGTTTTGCAGCTAATTTCTTTGTTGGAATTTTGCACAAAAAGCCGGGTCTCGAAACCGCAGCCTTTCTTATTGTAGGTTGGGTTGGTGTTAAATTAGCTGTATATACTTTGTCTCATCCTGACTTAGCATATTTGCCTAAAGGATTCGCAAAATCTTTTGAATGGAAACTAACATTTTGGGCAGTGTTGTTACTCATTGCTATACTAGGATGGTTTCTATCGAAAGAAAAAAAGGTTGAAGAAGAGACATCTTAG